The Serinus canaria isolate serCan28SL12 chromosome Z, serCan2020, whole genome shotgun sequence genomic interval AACAAGTAAATTCTTAAACTAAAAAGTGAGTTGACACAGTGACTCACACCAAATCTCTGCCACCGTTCTGCCACGTTTGTGCTAGAAAGCTCAAGTCATAAACCTATGGGAACCAGAATGGCAAGGAGAGAAATGGGGCTAAGTTTTGGGCTTTGTGGACTGCATAACAATTGCATGTATGAACTGTTAGGGCAACCATCTGATGCAACTGGGTACTGGGATACCTGGAGACCCACGTACTGTACTGGGAGACCTAATAGGTGAGAATACGTATTGGGACAAGGAGACAACCTGCGCCATCCTTGCTGCCTTCAGCTCACTATCATCTGCAGGAGCAAAGAACAGAACAAACAGCAAAGATCAACAGGGAACGGTACTCAGCCTTTAGGCTGTGCTTCTGCATAAGGAATCTGGGAGCCCCAGACAAAACCCAAGTAAAACTATTCATGAAATTACAATAACCTCCTGAATCCAAAATGTGGTATGGTATTTCCCTCATGCCAAACACTGAAGCCTACACACCTCCTGAGCAGTGTGCTGAAGTACAACAGCATCTCACATGCTACTTTCCTGTATTAACAAATGCACCAAACACTATAGGACTGGGTACATGCAGTCCTGCTTAACACACAATCTTTTTGTGAATAGCCTGTAGCTCCTGACTGTTGTCCATATACTGGAATTTCACATAAATACACACCTTTTGGGTGGCAAAATGGAGACAACAGATACTTCAGTGGAATACCGAGCCTTCCCTGTACTATTTTAAGTTTGAAGCCATTTGGTGTCTTGAAAGGTAAAAGGACAAGCATTATTTAATAGGTTGCTACAAAAGATTTTAAACATGCATTGCTGCAAAAAACCACCACACTACATCTGGATTTTCACTGGTTTCATGTTACAGGGCTGAGTGACCATGTCACCTCAACTTCCATAAATAAGCTTGATAGTCCCAGTGGTCACAGTAGTGAACTCTGGGCATTCTTATTGTTGGCACCTCTTCCAGTGTCTTCCAAATtctgctgagccccaggagctgagcacacATTACTGAAATCACCTGATAAGAAACAGCAGGGAGAATAGGGTGGGCAAAGTAAGCACTTACCAAGCACAATGACCACAGTCTTCAGGAGGCTCATCATGGTGTCCCGATTCCTGCGGGGTCCAGAACTGTGTCTGGACATTCTCATAGTCCTTTGGCGCACGTACCCAAAGATGTGAGCATATAGAACCACCATGACCACAAAAGTGACCAGGTTGAAAATAGCCCAGAAGACCAGGTAGGAGTCACTATAGAGCGGTGCCATGTTGGAGCAGTGGGTGATATCACAAATACAGTTCCATCCGACGCTCGGTATGGCACCCATGACGATGGCCATAGTCCAGATAACAACGATGACAACGACCACTCGGCGATTGCTCATCCGAGTGTGCAGCTGCATTCGGAAAACTGTAATGTGCCGCTCAATAGCAATGGCCAACAAATTGGCTACAGAGGCTGTCAGACTGGTATCAATGAGACCCTGACGGAGAAGCCAGGTGCTTACAGTCAGTCTTCTAGTGTTGGGTCCTGTGTTGAACATTAAGTAAAAGTAGGCCAGCCCTGCAAAAAAGTCCGCAGCAGCTAAGTTGGCCATTAGGTAATAAATAGGGAAGTGGAATCGGCGATTGACATAAATAGCCACCATAACCAAGAGGTTGGCCAGCATTATGAAGATGCAGACGGTAATCCCCAGTCCCATTACAAGCTTGCTGACAGTGTTCCATTCAGTGGCTAGATATTTTCCACTTCGGTTATAAAAGAAGGCAATGGTTTCATTGTAGTAGCACTGTGGTTCACTCATGGCTGTGGactgaaagaagagagaaaaaaaaaagagagagaaaaaaacccagaatgaCATCAGAACTGAAAACATATGATTGACTTCATGGCTAAGACATACACAAAGAGCGGGGAGGGGGACAGGAAAGGAACACACTTCAGAACAAATTAATTGTTTCAGACCAAATGGCATTCCACAACTCACAAACAATTGCTCTGAGGAATCTAGTAACAGCAACCAgattagaaacaaccagaaaTGGTTCCATCTGCTCTGGGAGCCAGCATGATTTCTGATGTAGTTGTAAATTGCATAGAAAAAGAGCTTCTGGCCAAGAAGTTCTGCTGAGAGATTCAGTTAAAGGCATGCAATtcataattaagaaaaattaactcTGCTAGACACCTTATTTATGTTATCAGTGCACAGAACTGTTGTTTGACTGTAGCAGAAGAATAGTTCtttgaagagaaggaaatgtgcATTATATTTCCAAGCAAGTTTTAACTCATTCCATTTTCCATCATGGGTATTCCTTCTTGTCCTGTCTTGAAATGTGGGAAGAACACCCTAAATAAAGATTGTCAGTATGTTCTGAGACCGTGAATTACAAGGGATAACATATGTCCATAAAAAGTGCTTTTATGAACAATAAAGGAAGCATGACATAGCATTTCTGTGAGCACCAGCCATGTTTCTAGAAATGGTTGGAAATACACAATGCTTTTAAATATAACTCACCAGAACTGACTTATTCCAATTCGAAATAGGAGTGAgccaagaaagaagaaaagtaataCTTGGCTTACCTAGTGTTAAAAGCATCcacttttatttcctgcattAACTATTGTCATGGCTATGTCAGAGaacacattaatttttttttgcagagtaCTCTGCTGAGAACACCTAGGGGGGCAACAAGCCAGCCCATATTCCACTAGGATGTGGAAGTTTTGGATAAAATTGTTGGCTTATAAGAAAATGACTAATCAGTTTCCTTTTTCAGTTCCATTCAATTAACCCAAGATGCAATTCCCAAAAGGCAAACCTTAAGAAACCCCTCTGAAAAACATCCTGGTTTCTTGTTTAGCATGGGTAAAGAACAAAGAcgtaaaaataataatttaaaaaaaaatcaaaccaaaagaCACATGTCAAAAAAGTAGTTTTCTATATAAGATCTGCCTTTGCCTCTCTGCTTTTACTGCTCTGGAACTCTATCGACTAAACTTGAATTTTTACAAAAACAGGATCAGTTTTAGCAACGCAGGTAAGAAGCCAAATCAAGGAACAGAACAACAGCACTTAAAGATGGTAATTTCTTCCCACTAAAACATACAAACTTAACCATAGGTTTTGGACAGCTCCAGTTACTCTGCAGGAAGTGCTACAGCTAACCTAACCTActtgctgaaaacaaaaacatacagAATTGGGAAACAGAATTTGTAACTTGACTCAAGTGAAAACAGTATCTGATAAAGATCTCCTTAGAATTACCTAaaactgtttctgtttcttttcatttctacaTTTGTTGATGCAATTAAGCCAATTCCAATAAAGCACCTATATCCCAAACGGACTACATGATGTTTAAATTTATGTTAAGAAAAAGGTCTTTTAAGAAAGATTTAACCTCCAGCCTAAACATTGAGCAGAAATGTTTGCCATCCCAGGATAATAAAAAGTTAGAGTAAATAGTATTTCTCAGCACAGTGAGTATAATACTTTTATTGCTCCTCTAGGATACATCAACCCTTGGATTTGAAGCCTTTTTGCCttaattatttaagaaattttGAAAGTTCTTATGTAGGATCCGttgcatataaaaaaaaattattataaggGACGTTTAACAAAAGCTATAAGACATCTGGCTTTAATTCTTTGGTTAAAGACCTTGTAGTAATAACAGGTCAAGTATGAGAACCCTTGAGGGAGAGAGGAAGTCATATGAATGAATTAGTGGCCCTTATAAAAGCTTGCCAACATCTGCATTAATTATGTAATGCACAGGATTTTTAGTCTCTGTAGCAATATCTGGAGGCAGGATCTAGTGGATACTTGTGATCTTGAATAAATTCTCTTTGCCTGTGTATTTGTCACTctagttttttctttcagatgttGCTCCTATGGAAAGAGGCCTGCTACACCTggaaaaacatgtattttttattcagaaatttaaaatatggcCGGTATTatgcttttactttctttttccttctttttttctttgtagcttTGTTTTGCACATGGGCTTAAGATGTGATTTATTCCCTGATTGTGCAATGTTCTCCCCTACCTTTTTGtttgaaatctgaaacaaaGAATGACAAAAAATATGACTTAATCACGAAATGCCAAGCCAAGGTGGAATGTACATACACACATAAGGGTATGTAAAATGCTGCAGAGCCAGACTTGTTCAGTTTAAAACTCTGACAGCACTTGAGCAATCTCAGAGAAGTTAGCATGAGGCTCACCTACTGCTTCTCTCATTTTgaagacaggaaaacaaaatgctgtgttCACGTAAGGAATTTTGGAGAACCTTTTTTTTGAGGCATTCTAATCTAAAACCTTAGATCTCATGTAAAAGCAAGCTTTTCAAGCCCAGCACACACATCCCCCtcaagagaaagaagagaagaagatgAAACAGTTTGCTGGCAAAAATTCCAGCAGGGGACTTCCAGATGATCAGCTTTCTTAGATGCCACTGTATATCTTAAAGGAAGGTTTTGACCTCCCAGGTCACAAACATAAAAATCCCAAGGCATCACATTTAGCTGTGATACTGACTGGAAAGGCTCAAGCAGGAGAGAAATGCACTGTATCTTTCAGTACTCAAAGTGTTAACATACCACAAAGGCATATGCAAGCAGGCAGACcccatcccctctcctgcccctgcaggaaaaggggcagggaagtttatattttaatttcctgaagTTTCACTCAGTGTGTTTCACTGCCTGTGTAAGCCAGATGTGTGGTGCCCGGAGATTTACCTCATCCATTCAGTATATCTCAACAGGAGTTTAAAACAAACTGAGCTGCAAATTGCCCATGTTAACTAAATCTCTAGGACAAATCTGTGTGGAAGAAATAAACATTGAGTTATAAACCAACAAgacagataaagaaaaatagagTAAAAGCAGGCTAAAAGCAAAGTCTCCTCTTGCCATATGAAGATGACCCAAGACACATTTGTCCCAAatcaaagaagaagaaaatcacaaGTACATGGAATTCAATCTCTTAATATCATGAGATAGTTATAACCACAGCACACAAACCAGGAAATTTGGCACCAGGacttaataaataaaagtcACTCTTCTTCAATTAGTCATTCAATTCACCTTGGCACTGGCCTTTTCAGGCACTATTTTCCAGGTTGTCTCCTCTCGTTATACAGGATCACACCACAGGGGTGCCAGTGGGAACACTGGGAAGAAGAGCCCACGTAAGCTTTCCCATATTTTGTGCCTGATTCATCTTGCTTCTGTGCCACCTCTGCATCACACCCTGAAGAACAGGATGAGGATTTGGATCCACAATAGCCTGACCACTGGATGTCCTTGGGAGAGCAGCCCATTACTACCTACCCCTCCTGGGGCAGAGACAGCAGGGGAGGACACACagtctgcctggagcagaggctgagagGGGATCTCTGCATCCTGCCAGCTCCGTGGTGAGTGACAGCTCACCTGGTGAGGGCTGCTCACCTGGTAAGGACTGTCTATGGAGAGATGCTTggggtggaaaaaaaacatcaaaaagtTTTCAAATACTATTGACTGATCCTGCCTAAACAAAGCATTAATTAGCACGAGGTGCCTGAGGGGAAGATGATCATTCTACAAACCCCTCTGCAATCTCAGAGTTTGGAGAGTTCCTTgatccacaaaacaaaaaaaggcaggtTACTGtctccccacccccagcagccaTGGGTGCACCTATTTCTTGTCGAGAGAAGCAGAGCCAACTTAGTATTCTTTGAATACTGAGGTCTGACTTTTACAGCACTTTTCAAACTTGTAAGCCACAAAAAAAGAATCTGTATCCAGGAAATCTCTTAAAAATGTCTTAGCCCTAAATTCTCCAAACACACTCTGCTCctctcttttttgtcttttgctgaATTAACCTCCACATGCCACTGATTTCTTACCCAGGACACAGAGGAGatgaaaagcaattaatttttctaatattGTTGTGGTAAACTAAGACTACAAAACCATAATAACTCTCTTATATCTTTACTTTTAGAGCAGCAGTGAATGGATATCAGTACCACTGCTTTCAGCTTATGTAAATAACTTAAGTTTACCAATATATTAGAAGGGATCAAGCTGAAAAACTTCAGGGAACTACCAATTTCAAAATCCCCAAAGAAGGGTATAAATTACgaatatctttaaaataaggATAAACAAGTAAGTATAGGCATAATTGAATCAATATGTAAATAGTTCATCAACCCACAACTGCTAAACATGGGGTTTTCAAAAGTAAAGTTGTaacagatgaggaaaaaaaaatccaatttgcaaaaaaaagttGTCCATTACCTAATGAAAAACACAGACTACTTTTCAAACTGCagaacatgaaagaaaagctttaaaataaagtagaaaagaTGTGTTTCCTTCAAAGACAAAAgtagaagtaaaaaaaaaaaatcatgaagtCACAAGACAAGGGTTCTGATTCATTCTAGCCGTATGCACAGACATATTTCTCATCTGCACAATGGAAGTAGGAAACCCCAACACCAACACAGAATTGCATCTCCCAAAGTAACCATTCAACAGACTTAAAGATAAATCTGTATAATAAGATGGGGTGGTTCTGTCACAGCAGGGTACTTCATTTCACTAGACTCATTTTGGTCTTCACAAAGGTGACAAGACAGGAGGAAATTAATCTCTTAATCTCTAAAGAGGATCCCTTTAATGCTATTAAAACACCCTAAAGCATAAAGTTACTTAAGGATCATGCAGCAACAGCTAGTACATCCAATAATTTTTAGGATGCTTTTATAGCAGACTTTATTACTACAGAGTCTTAGAGCTGACAAATGTCCCAACTACTAGAAACTGAACTGAGAATTTCTCGGTGTCCTACAGTCTATACCTGAAAATGCAGCTCAACATCCTAGGCACTCAGTGTATTAAAGAGACCCAGCCCCCAGCAACAGTGAGATAACAGGCAGTTTTACTCTTGGAAGGTGTAATTCACAAGTGTCACAGATCCCATTAACTATGATTATGACCTCCACAGATTAGCTAAAAAAACTAGTGAGGTTGCTGACCTTCCAAAATTCTGCAAGTAAAAGGagatttaagaaattaaaagctagaattaattaaaagaattgaaaaagaaaagacagagtGACCTCATCCATCCACAACTTAGCCAGCAATACACACACTGTTGtactgctgctccttttccacaTATCCAACATTTTCAGATTAGCTGTGTCCCTCAAAAGTACTACATAAATGTTCATAGAGAAGTTTTCCAGTAGAGGAGGAAATGAAGACTGTTTTAATCAGGGCATAGCTCTACATCATCAACCCTCACTTACATTCCTAGAACAGCTTATGTATGTTGATTActaaggatttattttttctctgcccCCCCTCATCCCAGCTCAAAGGGAGATCCCCACTGTAATGTGAagatatttgcaaaaaaaaaaaaaagaaaagtaactgGCTGTGGTGCAGGTAGAGCATATTGAGCCCAAATTGGGTACTTAAGCCCAAGTGTTCCAAAGTACAGAAAGAACTTCTGCAAAGCTcttaaaacttcttttcctttggggTAGCTTTCATGACAAGCTGAGCTTCACAAAAACTAGCCAAACATGGGCACAGGCTCAACACTTTCTGGCTTTGTGGGAGACACAGGAAGACAATTATATTCCATCATCTCATTTAGTGACTGAAATATTCCACCTCTTATGCCTTCAGAAAATGTCTTTGCCATGATGCTGATTGGGCTGCTCCACTTTCTTGCCCAGTTCACCcccagctgcaaacagctgtgTGTCTCTGAATGCTGCTGTGAGGATGAGTGCAATGCTGGACAGACCTTGATCAAAGACCCCCACCTTGGGAGGGGTTTTCTGGAGAGAGGTGCAGCACACTGAGTCCTATCTGTGCTCTGTGAAAGCCAGAGTGGAAGCagttggaggggaaaaaaaatctgcacctATAACATCCCAAATGAATTTTCATGCATAAATCATTTCATTATTTACAACATGCATCCTTTAAACCCAGTTAGTAAACCAAGCTGGGAGAAAATGATTGGCTACAGCAGCTCAAAGATAGCAATTTTATGCTGAAAAAATGCTGTGGGCTACACTGGGGCTGCTTCCAACTCCAGGGCACACCTCCCATCGCTCTTCATCAAGCAAATCAGCAAAGTGAGCCCTTGAGAGAGTTCAGCCTACAAGCAAAATGCAGTGCAAATTTCATTTTGGGACTGGAAATAGAGATTTACAGACAGAAATAAGAAGACTATTCTGTGTTTACAATACAGTAAAGTACAACAAGTACATTTATTCCATTAAATATATGTTAGACAATTTgggtttcttttgctttgatATAATGAGATATTCGTGAAATATAGAAACAGAATACAGAAAAATCTTTGTCTCAGAGCTTTAGAAACAATGGGGTCTCTATAACTAACTTGTTCACACTTTACTGAGTAATTGCCTTTAAGGCAGTATTGGTCTACTTTAAACAAAATGGAGATGCATTTTGAACCTCCAGTAATTTCACctagtaaaataatttttaaaaaaagatgtaCTGGTATTTTAGTTTTCCCTATGATGTCTGTAACGGGGTGGATATACTTTTAATCACAAATTGTTTTTTCCAGCCTCACCACTTCCTTTTGTTCTCCTGTTTGCTGTATTTACCACCACAAGAGGTCTGTTTTGGTAACAAGGCTAATGTGTTTATTCAGCTCAAAGGGGACAAAAACATCCACACACTTGTTGACTGCAGAAACTTGGGCACCAAATCTAAAGTGCAAATTTTGTTGTGCTTCATAGGGGAAAGGGGTGAAAACAGTTGTGCCAGCTCACTGCAGACTGTTCTCAAGCATATTATGAGAAGGATAAGCATTCTGTGGCAGTGATAGCTTAAATTTCTTCCACCCCAATTCAAAtaaaatgaggagaaaatagAGATGTATTCAACGGCACAGAGTGGGAGAAGTGGATTTTGGCTCTGGCCATGAAGGGCCATTCTAATGGAAACTGCTctggatttttctttggaaCAGCTGCAAGGCAGTTATTTAAATGTAATCATTTGCTTCTACTATTTGGCTGGTAGGATCACTGCTGGCAAAAGCAAAGAGAGAATGATGAAATTgtgttgttttcttgttttaagcATTTCTGAGGCACTGTTGGAAGTCTCTGGTTCATTAAGTAACTGGAGCTCAAGTCATTACTTCTTCAAAGCTTTTATTGCAGAATTCATCTCATGCCattcacaaagagaaaaaatactaaTTACTTCAGAGAATACTTTCATCAGTATGGGTCACCACTTgtgatgtttcttttttttgcaaacagCAAAGCTCTCTGGGATGCTAAATGCTTCTTACAGAATTATTTAACTTTATTTAATACATTATCAGACTAGTCAGGTTTCCAAGAGATCATTTTACTTTTCCATATTCGAGGTATGAAGtcagaaaatacataaaaaatatctccaaattaaaaatcataaatttttgttacattttatttctctctcttttagAGCAGAACGGCTTATCTAATCAGAAGTCACTAGATTGTGATTTATTGTGATTCATTTGAGATCTTTTCTGCCTTACAATGAAATCCTGTGGCAAAAAGCTCAAAGCATATTTgggaaattttttgttttgacttcTTTGACATTTTGTGAATGCTGTCCCCTAactattttctgtttcagatcACAGCTGTGGAGAGGTAAACTACCTTGGAGCTTTACTTATCCTTCAGCTTTACATATGAACAGAATGCCTCTGCTCTTACCCACCACTTCTTGTGTCTGGTAACAAGATTCTGGGGGTGGAAGAGAAGAGGGGAGATTTGAATAAATTAGTGTGGCAGGAGGGTATGAAGAAAGATGACTGTGGCAAATGCATTGCTTCAATAGAGAGTTGTAGAGCAGCACCAGAAGCAGGCCCTGTGTGGACACACTAGTCATAAGAACATTTAAGGCAGTATTAGCAATTTCACATCTGGGACCCAGAAGTGACTTtcaaaaaagttttcaaaatgtgaGTCTTTTGTTACCTGACTCAGAGGACAAATCTTGGGAAAATGCCATTTGCCACTAAATTAACAGGAACTTCTCTTATTGGGGTGCCACAATGAGCAGCTGTAAGACTGAAGTTCAAGCAAAAACCTATCAGAAAGAGctctggtttaaaaaaaaaaaggtcctgCTGAGGTCTCTGAGATTACCTCCCAGGGGAAATAAGCTTGTTTGCCTGGTGAAGTTAAAGGACTGATGATAAGCAGCAGAGTATTTATTACTGCAATGTGTAAACATGTATGCATATTCATATATAGGTATGCAAAATACCTATAGTAGTATTTACTTCTGAGTCTAAACTGACCAAATGTGAAGGAAGCCAACTATGCTGGCAATGCCAAAAGAAAGTTTAAAGATAaggaattaataaataaataaataaataaaaaagtaaagtaGCACAGCTCTTCTTTTGCAACTAAGATGCTGTCTAGCTCATGCAAAAGGCATGCAAGGTTATttccaagtttaaaaaaaaatccttccttaaAACACTAGTCTCTAAATTACTTCTGCAGCACACCATGGCACCTCCTcaatttcaaaaagcaaaataatgtcctctgggaaataaaaaaaaatttagtcaATGTTGTTTTCTAAACTGTATCCAAAAACTCATACCAAACATGATAGGCAAAAGCTGCCCATGCAGCCCAAGCATGAAAAGTGCTTTACTTCAATATTTAATCTAGTAATTGTCTCTTTACATACATATCTCACTATGTCCTTGTGTGTTAAAAAGGTCTTCCTTACTCTCAGAAACATACAGATGGCTCCCAGCAGATTGTCTGGAGATGCTTGAAGATGTTTTATTATGATTGAAGACTTTTATAAACTGTCATATCCACAATTATTTACTCAAATCTGTGGGAATTCATGTAATCATTTAAGTCTTCCTGTACAGGTACCAATTTTGAGCCTACTTTTGCAACAAGAGGATGAGAGAATAGAATTTTTTCTACCATAATCTCCTACACTGAGACACCAgtctttcctctgcttcttgTCGTCATTTGTTTTTGGCTCCCAAGTCAAAAGTGTGGAGACCTCAGTATTACTAATCAATGACCAGAATCACCTACTTTTTTCTAGTCTTTGGCCTAGTGATCTAAGTCCAGGCAAAATTTATTCAGCAAAAACTCTCTGCAGGCCAAGGATATGTGCATTTATACAACACAACAGAAAGGTGACTGTGCTGATCATCAAGTCCCTTACAAGTGAtatcttttcttctgctcatTCTCACAGCACTACAGCTGCTCTTATTCTCCTTTTGAGAAGGCATTTGTCCTGGACAACAATCCTTAGATGCTCACAAATATGAAACATGCCGCAATTGAGCAAACTACATGAGTGAAATCTCCTTGGAATAGTGGGTGGTGGCTGGGTTTCCAAAGTGGTGAGGGCTGGCAAACTGACTGCATTGGACCACTGCCACAAACGCACCAAACAAGAGCCACACACACACCATGGCACAGGCAACAGCTGGCTGTAGGCATGCCCTGCAGGCATTGCTACTCCTTGGAATGCCATCTCAGGCCTTGAGAGACACATTTTGTAGCAACATGGTACACCAGAGGGAATCGAatcagacaatgggactcattttCAAAGCAACCTCAGAAAGTCCCAGGCAAAGAAACACAGCATTGAATGGATTATAGGATTATATCTCATCCCTTATTGCCCAAGAGCCTTTGGGAAGATTCGGAGGTATACTGGACTGCTGAAGACCATATCAAGTGCATTAGGGAATAGGGCATGGAAGCTCTGGGATGCAAATTTAGCAGAAGCCATTTAGCTGGTACATACCAGGGGATTTGCTGACTGCCCTCGTCCTACCCAAACAAAATCCCTTCACACTGTGGGAGGAGATACGGTCCCTGCAATACAGAGGGAAGTGGCTGGGGAAGTGAGTGTGGGTTTCTCCTCCCACAAAGACAAACTCATTTGTGGGATTGACTTTGCCCAAGGACCTAGGTGTACTTGGTGGGTAACGACTTGGTGGGTAATGTGGAAGGATGGGGAGATGGTGTGTGCCTCAAGGAGATTTAACCCTGGTGGAAAAAACATTCTGTGGTGTAAGTTGTATGCTGCAAGAAGTAAAGGAGCAGGAGTGACATGAACTGATGAAGAATGAATTTTGTGAGGAGCAAGGAGAATGCGATGAcaccccaggccaggctggtgTTGGTGCTCAATGACCAAGTATACCACTGGGTCCTGTCCTGAGCACTCATCCTGATGGACTGGAGATCTGGAGGGATGAAGGAAGCccatgaaacaggaaaaaataatatctaTCTGTCAAAGAGCAAGGGACAGCAGTTAATGAAAATGTATGTTTGGTAGAGAGATGGTTTAATGATGCAGTTTAAGTTGTATGTGTGGCTAAGGAGGGGTTCcagtaatgagaaataaatacaaaggaACAGTCAGAATTAATACATTAATTATGTGGGATCTGAGTGTGATGTAAATTGTATGGAATAAGGGATGGAGATTATAATGGGtctggctgagcaggagctctTTTCCCCTTAACAGctcccacagtgctgctgcactttGCATCAATAGTTGGAAAGGTGCTGATAACACGCTGGTGCTCTGGctattgctgagcagcactggcacagcatcaGCGCTGTCTCTCCAACATTCCTCCCTCCATCaagggggctggggctggacaaggtcctgggaggggacaccaccaggccagctgacccaaactgccCAAAGCCATATCCCAGGGCATATGATGTCAGCTCAGAGATAAAAGCTACAAATAGTACTATAACATAGCAATGTCATGT includes:
- the LPAR1 gene encoding lysophosphatidic acid receptor 1, yielding MDIPTDLVPSSMMSQPEVIESTAMSEPQCYYNETIAFFYNRSGKYLATEWNTVSKLVMGLGITVCIFIMLANLLVMVAIYVNRRFHFPIYYLMANLAAADFFAGLAYFYLMFNTGPNTRRLTVSTWLLRQGLIDTSLTASVANLLAIAIERHITVFRMQLHTRMSNRRVVVVIVVIWTMAIVMGAIPSVGWNCICDITHCSNMAPLYSDSYLVFWAIFNLVTFVVMVVLYAHIFGYVRQRTMRMSRHSSGPRRNRDTMMSLLKTVVIVLGAFIICWTPGLVLLLLDVCCPQCNVLAYEKFFLLLAEFNSAMNPIIYSYRDKEMSATFKQILCCQRSESTNGPTEGSDRSASSLNHTILAGVHSNDHSVV